In Actinomadura luteofluorescens, the sequence CGCCTACCCGCTGCCCGCCTACCCCGCCGAGCCGCGGACGGTCGCGCCGCCCCTGGAGGACCTCGCCGAGGTGTACGCGGCGCTCGTCCTCGGCACCCGCGACTACGTCCGCAAGAACGGCTTCCGCTCCGTCGTGCTCGGCCTGTCCGGCGGCATCGACTCGGCGCTCGTCGCCACGATCGCCTCCGACGCCATCGGCCCGGAGAACGTGTACGCCGTCCTGCTCCCGAGCCGCTACTCCTCTGAAGGCTCCGTCGTGGACGCCGAGGATCTCGTCAAGCGGCAGGGCGTCAACGCGCGCACCGTCCCCATCGCCGGCATGGTCGAGGCGTTCGAGGAGCAACTCGACCTGCACGGCCTCGCCGCCGAGAACCTCCAGGCCCGCATCCGCGCCAACGTGTGGATGGCCCTGTCCAACGAGGACGGCCACCTCGTCCTCACCGGCGGCAACAAGAGCGAGCTCGCGACCGGCTACTCCACCCTCTACGGCGACTCCGCGGGCGGCTTCGGCCCCATCAAGGACGTCTTCAAGCTCACCGTCTGGGACCTCGCCCGCTGGCGCAACGCCCAGGCGGGCAAGGACTCGCCGCTCCTGCACCCCTTCGCGCAGGAGCCCATCCCCGAGGCCATCATCGTCAAGGAGCCGTCCGCCGAGCTGCGCCCCGGCCAGCGCGACCGCGACAGCCTCCCCGACTACGCCCTCCTGGACCCGATCCTCACCGACTACGTCGAGCGCGACATGGGCCGCGACGCCCTCGTCGAGGCCGGCCACGACCCCGCCCTGGTCGAACGCGCCATCCGCCTCGTCGACATCGCCGAGTACAAGCGCCGCCAGTACCCGCCCGGCCCCAAGATCACGCCCAAGAACTTCGGCCGCGACCGCCGCCTCCCCATCACCAACCGCTGGCGGGAGCTAGCCCAGGGGTAGCGACCCCCCTGGAACCCCCCGTTGCGACGCAGGCGATCCTCACGACACCGTTGCGGTTTGCTGTGCCTGTGACGGCTTGCGCGGCGTCGCTGCGGTCGCTGTGTCTTCCCTGGGGGGCGACCCCCTGGAACCCCCGTCACGAGCCGGGCGATCCTCACGCCACGGCTGAGGTCCTCGTGCCCGTGCGGGTTCGCGTCGTGTCGCTGCGGTCGCCCGGCTCGACGGGCCGGGCGACCTCCAGGCGCCCAGAGCGCCTTCCGGCCGCCCGACCCGCGCCCCGGCTAAGGCCCCCGATTCAGGCCCACTCCAAGAGCGGCACAGCCGTGGCACGTCCAAGAGCGTTGGACGTGAACGATTCGCACCCTCTTGGGCTTGGAGCTCAACCGGGGCCGCGGGCAGGCGCGTGGAGCGAGTGCAGCGAGCGCAACGCGCATGCCCGCCGACGCAGGCGACCGCAGCGACGCCACACAAGCCGTCACAGGCGCAACGAACCGCAACGGCGGCGTGAGGATCGCCTGCGTCGCAACGGGGGTTCCAGGGGGTCGCCCCCCTGGGAAGACACAGCTATTCGCGGTGGTGGAGTTCGCCGGGCCAGGCCTCTTCGGGCCAGGCGTTGACCTGCTCCGAGGCATCGGGGTCGACGCCGGGGACGATCTGCTCGCACCAGACGACCTTGCCCGCGGCGGTGCGGCGGCTGCCCCAGCGGTGTGCGAGCTGGCTGACGACCAGGAGGCCGCGGCCGTTCTCGTCGTCGTCCTCGGCGCGGCGCAGGCGCGGCAGGGCGGCGGAGCGGTCCAGGACCTCCAGGACGAGGGTGCGCTCCAGGAGGAGCCGCAGCTCGATCGGGCCGTGGGCGTAGCGGAGCGCGTTGGTGATGAGCTCGGACGCCAGCAGCTCGGTGGTGTAGTCGAGGTCCTCCAGACCCCATTCCGCCAGGCGTGTGCTGACGAGGCCGCGGGCGCGGCGGACGGCGGCCGGGTCGGCGGGCAGCGTCCAGGAGGAGTAGCGGTCCTGGGGGAGACGGCGCAGCCGGGCGATCAGGACGGCGATGTCGTCGCGGTGCTGGTCGGCGTAGACGCCCGCGAGGGTGGTCTTGGCGAGGTCCTCCATGGAGCGGTCGACCGAGTCGCGCCCGAAGATCTTCTGGAGGCGGGCGAGGCCGTCGTCGATGTCGCGGCCCCGGTTCTCGACCAGGCCGTCGGTGTAGATCACGAAGAGGCTGCCGTCCTCGACGGCGAACTCGCGGCTCTCGATGGCCGAGCCGCCCGAGACGCCGAGCGGCGGGGCGGGCGGGACCTGCAGGTACTCGTTGTCGCCGGCCGGGCTCGCCAGCAGCGGCGGCAGGTGCCCGGCGGAGGCGATCTCGATGGTGCCGCTGGTCGCGTCGTACACCGCGTAGACGCAGGTGGCGAAGTGCGGCTCCTGCTCGCCGAGCTCGATCATCAGCTCGTGCATGACGTGCAGGGCGTCGGCGGGCGGCAGCTCCAGGTTCGCGAGCGTGTGCAGGGCGGTGCGCAGCCGCCCCATGGTGACGGCGGCGCGGACCCCGTGCCCGGCGACGTCCCCGACGATCAGGGCGACGCGGGCGCCGGGCAGCGCGATCGACTCGTACCAGTCGCCGCCGACCTCGACGAGCTTGCTGCCCGGCAGGTAGCGGTGCCGGACCTCGACCGAGGACGGCGCGGACAGCCGCATCGGCAGCAGGCTGCGCTGCAGCGCGAGCGCGGTGGCCCGCTCGCGGCTGTAGAGCCGGGCGTTGTCGATGACGATGGCGGCGCGGGCGGCGAACTCCATGCCGATCTCGACGTCGTAGGCGTCGAACTTGCGGAACCCGGGGATGCGGGTGCAGGCGATGAAGCCGAGCAGCGTGTCACGGGCGATCATCGGCAGCAGCACCATCGACACGTTGGACAGCAGCTCGCCGGCCGGGCCGCGCCGCCACAGCCGGCCGATCTCGCTCGCGCGGTCCACCTCGATGTGCGGCAGGTGGACGGGCCGGGCGGTCTCCATCACCTGCCGGTACGGGGTGCCCTCCGGGAAGACGAGCACCTCGCCGACGGGGAACGTGGACGTCCAGGCCGGGTTGCCGTCGTCGGAGGTGACCGCGATGCGGCGCAGCACCGCCGAGCCGGACTCGGCGTGCACCTCGTCGGCGGCGACCAGGCTCTCCAGCACCAGCACCGAGGCGACGTTGCAGAAGTGCGGGACGACGACGTCGACGAGGCCGCGGGCGGACTGGTCGAGGTCGAGCGTCGCGCCGAACCGGGTGAGCGGGTCGTCCATCAGGGCGCGCCGCATGAGGGCCGGGTCCTGGTAGCGCTCGCTCGGCGGCAGCTCGACCCGGATGAACAGCAGCGCCGCGGGCGCCGCGCCCGCGCCGCCGCCGAGCATCGGCTGCACGGTGAGCAGGGCGTCGGCGGGGGCGCCGCCGTCGCCGCGCAGCACGCCCATCACGCCGTTGCGCTCCTGCCCCGCGCCGTTGACCTCCAGGAGCGTCTCCAGCTCGGCCTTCGCCTCGTCGCCGACCAGGTCGGTGGCGGGCCGGCCGATCAGCTCCTCGGGGGCACGGCCGAGGACGGCCTTGGCGTTGGGGCCGCACTGCACGATGTGCCGTGCACCGTCGATGCCCAGGACAAGGGTCCGGGACGCCGAATCGGTGGCTGGCGCTTCGCCTCGCGGCGCCATGACGGATCTCACCTGACGCGCTCCAGACAGCCGGTCGTCTCAGCACTACCCAGCGACAGTATGGGGCATGACCACGCGGTAAGGGGAGAAGATCGCGCTTACCGCGCCGAAAACCGCCCCTCGTCCGCTTCCGGACGGCTCTGCGGGGCGTTCTCGATGCCCCGCAGGAGGGTGTCGACGACCGCGTCGGCGTACCCCTCGGGGAACGTCTCCTGCGGCCGCTTGGCGGTCAGGGAGCCGAGCAGCAGCGACATCGCGACCTCCACGTCGAGGTCGGGGCGCAGCTCCCCGGAGTCGACCCCGCGCCGGATCACCTTGCGGATGACGTCGCGCCGCGGCTCGATGACCTCCTGCCGGTAGCGGGCGTACAGCTCGGGGTACTTCTCCGCGCCGCCGACGACGTTCCAGAAGCACCGCGAGTACCGGCGGTGCCGGTCGCCCTCGAACCGCCGCGCGATCGCGGTGAGGTCCTCGCGGGCGGAGGCGCCGGACGGCTCGGGCAGCGGCTCCTTCACCGCGCCGAGCGCGTGCACGATCAGCGCCTCCTTGCTGGGCCAGCGCCGGTAGATCGTCGTCTTGCCGACGCCGGCGCGGGCGGCGACCGCCTCGATGGAGA encodes:
- a CDS encoding NAD+ synthase, with product MAQLRLALAQVNSTVGDLDGNADQIVTWTRRAAEAGAHLVAFPEMMLTGYPVEDLALRASFVEASRDALQRLARRLADEGLGDLPVVTGHLDRPPAGGARSGRPGGLPLNAAAWLHGGEVLVRSAKHHLPNYGVFDEYRIFARGDRLPVVRLHGVDVATAICEDLWQDGGPVSVTSASGAGLLLVINASPYERNKDDARLELCASRAREAGCALAYVNMVGGQDELVFDGDSVIVGPDGSPLSRAPQFVEHLLVTDLDLPAAGPAAAEGPVRVDAQDGTTITIDRHVLSAYPLPAYPAEPRTVAPPLEDLAEVYAALVLGTRDYVRKNGFRSVVLGLSGGIDSALVATIASDAIGPENVYAVLLPSRYSSEGSVVDAEDLVKRQGVNARTVPIAGMVEAFEEQLDLHGLAAENLQARIRANVWMALSNEDGHLVLTGGNKSELATGYSTLYGDSAGGFGPIKDVFKLTVWDLARWRNAQAGKDSPLLHPFAQEPIPEAIIVKEPSAELRPGQRDRDSLPDYALLDPILTDYVERDMGRDALVEAGHDPALVERAIRLVDIAEYKRRQYPPGPKITPKNFGRDRRLPITNRWRELAQG
- a CDS encoding TetR/AcrR family transcriptional regulator, which encodes MTGTERRHAGRPRSERAGKAIVEATLDLLAEESGVAGVSIEAVAARAGVGKTTIYRRWPSKEALIVHALGAVKEPLPEPSGASAREDLTAIARRFEGDRHRRYSRCFWNVVGGAEKYPELYARYRQEVIEPRRDVIRKVIRRGVDSGELRPDLDVEVAMSLLLGSLTAKRPQETFPEGYADAVVDTLLRGIENAPQSRPEADEGRFSAR
- a CDS encoding SpoIIE family protein phosphatase encodes the protein MAPRGEAPATDSASRTLVLGIDGARHIVQCGPNAKAVLGRAPEELIGRPATDLVGDEAKAELETLLEVNGAGQERNGVMGVLRGDGGAPADALLTVQPMLGGGAGAAPAALLFIRVELPPSERYQDPALMRRALMDDPLTRFGATLDLDQSARGLVDVVVPHFCNVASVLVLESLVAADEVHAESGSAVLRRIAVTSDDGNPAWTSTFPVGEVLVFPEGTPYRQVMETARPVHLPHIEVDRASEIGRLWRRGPAGELLSNVSMVLLPMIARDTLLGFIACTRIPGFRKFDAYDVEIGMEFAARAAIVIDNARLYSRERATALALQRSLLPMRLSAPSSVEVRHRYLPGSKLVEVGGDWYESIALPGARVALIVGDVAGHGVRAAVTMGRLRTALHTLANLELPPADALHVMHELMIELGEQEPHFATCVYAVYDATSGTIEIASAGHLPPLLASPAGDNEYLQVPPAPPLGVSGGSAIESREFAVEDGSLFVIYTDGLVENRGRDIDDGLARLQKIFGRDSVDRSMEDLAKTTLAGVYADQHRDDIAVLIARLRRLPQDRYSSWTLPADPAAVRRARGLVSTRLAEWGLEDLDYTTELLASELITNALRYAHGPIELRLLLERTLVLEVLDRSAALPRLRRAEDDDENGRGLLVVSQLAHRWGSRRTAAGKVVWCEQIVPGVDPDASEQVNAWPEEAWPGELHHRE